The following is a genomic window from Epinephelus moara isolate mb chromosome 17, YSFRI_EMoa_1.0, whole genome shotgun sequence.
AAATCTGTGGTTCTATGTTCTAAATCCGGTTCTATGTTCTAACTCTGTGGTTCTACGTTCTAAATCTGTGGTTCTATGTTCTAACTCTGTGGTTCTACATTCTAAATCTGTGGTTCTATGTTCTAACTCTGTGGTTCTACGTTATAAATCTGTGGTTCTATGTTCTACATTCTAAATCTGTGGTTCTATGTTCTAACTTTGTGATTCTATGTTCTCCGTTCTCAATCTGTGGTTCTATGTTCTACATTCTAAATCTGTGGTTCTATGTTCTAACTTTGTGATTCTATGTTCTACGTTCTCAATCTGTGGTTCTATGTTCTAACTCTGTGGTTATATGTTCTAACTGTGGTTCTATGTTCTAACTCTGTGGTTCTATGTTCCACAACCTTCATTTGTTCTTACCCACTCATTTTTCTCCACTTTATACCTCTGATGATGGAGGGATTAAAAAATGGAGACAAACACATTCAGagagattcagattcagacagaCGGACTCAAATTCAGAGAGACAGATTCAGACAGATTCAGAGAGACAGATTCAGACAGATTCAGAGCGACAGATTCAAATTCAGAGAGACAGATACATACCTTGGCTCCACAGATGACATAAGGAGACTGACCGTCCTTCCCCGGCAACATACCAATGAcctgtagagacagacaggtggacagacagGTCAGAACGTGTTTCAGTGTCTCCATTAACAGAGAACCAAAGGATCCATCAGCAGGAACGTCATGAAAACCAATCAGTCTCAGTCTGGTTCTCAATGGCCGACGTACCTGTCACTACGGTCCGCCAACAGACCAGGTTCAGTCTGGTCTCAGGGTCAAAGGTCGAGGTACCCGTCACTACGGCCCGCTTACAGACCAGGTTCAGTCTGGTCTCAGGGTCAAAGGTCGAGGTACCCGTCACTACGGTCCGCCCACAGACCAGGTTCAGTCTGGTCTCAAGGTCAAAGATGGACGTACCCGTCACTACGGTCCGCCAACAGACCGGGTTCAGTCTGGTCttagggtcaaaggtcaaggtaccCGTCACTACGGTCCGCCCACAGACCAGGTTCAGTTTGGTCTCAGGGTCAAAGGTCGACGTACCCGTCACTACGGTCCACCTACAGACCAGGTTCAGTCTGGTCTCAGGGTCAAAGATGGACGTACCCGTCACTACGGTCCACCCACAGACCGGGTTCAGTCTGTACTTAGGGTCAAAGGTCGAGGTACCTGTCACTACGGTCCGCCCACAGACCAGGTTCAGTTTGATCTCAGGGTCAAAGATGGACGTACCCATCACTACGGTCCACCTACAGACCAGGTTCAGTTTGGTCTCAGGGTCAAAGATGGATGTACCCGTCACTACAGTCCACCTACAGACCAGGTTCAGTTTGATCTCAGGGTCAAAGATGGACGTACCCATCACTACGGTCCACCTACAGACCAGGTTCAGTTTGGTCTCAGGGTCAAAGATGGACTTACCCGTCACTACGGTCCGCCTACAGACCAGGTTCAGTTTGGTCTCAGGGTCAAAGGTCGACGTACCCGTCACTACGGTCCACCTACAGACCAGGTTCAGTTTGGTCTCAGGGTCAAAGATGGACGTACCCGTCACTGCGGTCCACCCACAGACCGGGTTCAGTCTGGTCTTAGGGTCAAAGGTCGAGGTACCTGTCACTATGGTCCGCCCACAGACCAGGTTCAGTTTGATCTCAGGGTCAAAGATGGACGTACCCATCACTACGGTCCACCTACAGACCAGGTTCAGTTTGGTCTCAGGGTCAAAGATGGACGTACCCGTCACTACGGTCCACCTACAGACCAGGTTCAGTTTGGTCTCAGGGTCAAAGGTCGACGTACCCGGTTGAGTTTGATGAGGATGCAGGGCTGACCTCTGCTGTAACCATAGAAACGATCTGAAATCCCAGAACACTCCTCCAACATGGTCCGATTGAACTGACAGGAACGCTTAGGATTGTTCCTGACctgcagagaggcagacagataTAGAGTGAGACAGGTGAAGATTGAGAcaggtggagagacagacaggtgtagagacaaacagacaggttACCTCTCCACTGTCCTCTTGAATGAAGTACTGATCTGGAGGGCAGTTATCATTGGTCTGAACCTGATAGCTGTCGTTGTACGCTGTAGGCAcacagacaggtggacagacagacaagtaGAGAGTTAGACGCCAAACTGTACACATGAATTAATTACGATGTGTTACATCACATCCTGTAATATTCTAATTGTTTAACCAGCGTCTTACGGGACAGGAAGTTGTTGAGGTTCTGAATGAAACCGTCCCAACTCTCAGTGTCCGACACTGAGAAACTGATCTCCAGCTGGTCCCCCTTCGGACGAATCATCATCCCTGAAACATGACAACACACGTCCTCgttaaccaatcacagctgagcCTCGTTAACCAGTCACAGGCTGAGCCTTGTTAACCAGTCACAGACTGAGCCTTGTTAACCAGTCACAACTGAGCCTTTTTAACCAGTCACAGGCTGAGCCTTGTTAACCAGTCACAACTGAGCCTTGTTAACCAGTCACAGGCTGAGCCTCATTAACCAGTCACAGGCTGAGCCATGTTAACCAGTCACAGCTGAGCCTCGTTAACCAGTCACAGCTGAGCCTCATTAACCAGTCACAGGCTGAGCCATGTTAACCAGTCACAGGCTGAGCCATGTTAACCAGTCACAGCTGAGCCTTGTTAACCAGTCACAGCTGAGCCTTGTTAACCAGTCACAGGCTGAGCCTCGTTAACCAGTCACAGCTGAGCCTCGTTAACCAGTCACAGCTGAGCCTCGTTAACCAGTCACAGCTGAGCCTTGTTAACCAGTCACAGGCTGAGCCTCGTTAACCAGTCACAGCTGAGCCTCGTTAACCAGTCACAGCTGAGCCTCGTTAACCAGTCACAGCTGAGCCTTGTTAACCAGTCACAGCTGAGCCTTGTTAACCAGTCACAGGCTGAACCTCGTTAACCAGTCACAGCTGAGCCTCGTTAACCAGTCACAGCTGAGCCTTGTTAACCAGTCACAGCTGAGCCTTGTTAACCAGTCACAGGCTGAACCTCGTTAACCAGTCACAGCTGAGCCTCGTTAACCAGTCACAGGCCGAGCCTTATTAACTAATGACAGGCTAAGCCATGTTAAGCAGTCGTAGACTGAGCCTCGTTAACCAGTTACAGCTGAGCCTTGTTAACCAGTCACAGGCTGAGCCTTGTTAACCAGTCACAACTGAGCCTTGTTAACCAGTCACAACTGAGACTTGTTAACCAGTCACAGGCTGAGCCTCGTTAACCAGTCACAGGCTGAGCCTTGTTAACCAGTCACAGCTTAGCCTCGTTAACCAGTCACAGGCTGAGCCTTGTTAACCACAGCTTAGCCTCGTTAACCAGTCACAGGCTGAGCCTTGTTAACCAGTCACAGCTTAGTCTCGTTAAGCAGTCACAGTTGAGCCTCGTTAACCGGTCACAGGCTGAGCCTTGTTAACCAGTGACATCTGAGCCTCGTTAACCAGTCACAGCTGAGCCTCGTTAACCAGTCACAGGCTGAATatggtctgtgtgtttgttttgttacctGGAGTAGCCAGGCGGTCCTGCCAGGTGGGCTTGTAGTCGTCGAGCGTCAGCAGCATGATGTACATGGTGAGAACAAACATCCCCGCCAGAAACAGGTAGAAGATAAGGTAGAAGAGCAGGATGAGAcctgaggaggagacagaggggggacagaggaggagacagagggaggagacagagcaggagacagaggaggagacagagaaggagacaggggaggagacagagggggagacagaggaggagacagaggaggagacagagaaggagacagaggaggagacagagggaggagacagaggaggagacagagggggagacaggaggagacacAAAGCAGGAGTTATTTTATGACACAGTGCAGCTCATCACATCGTCTCCTCTGAATGTCATCTTTATAATCCTCTTGAGTTTGGCCCCGCCCCCTGCTCATGACCTACATTCAGTATttagggaggaggaggagcagggagggggaggagtgAGGGGGAGCAGGGAGGGGGGTGGTGGAGGAGCAGGGAGNNNNNNNNNNNNNNNNNNNNNNNNNNNNNNNNNNNNNNNNNNNNNNNNNNNNNNNNNNNNNNNNNNNNNNNNNNNNNNNNNNNNNNNNNNNNNNNNNNNNNNNNNNNNNNNNNNNNNNNNNNN
Proteins encoded in this region:
- the LOC126403973 gene encoding sodium/potassium-transporting ATPase subunit beta-2-like isoform X2, translating into MSGTKEEDRKGSSEWREFFWNPRTHELLGRTASSWGLILLFYLIFYLFLAGMFVLTMYIMLLTLDDYKPTWQDRLATPGMMIRPKGDQLEISFSVSDTESWDGFIQNLNNFLSPYNDSYQVQTNDNCPPDQYFIQEDSGEVRNNPKRSCQFNRTMLEECSGISDRFYGYSRGQPCILIKLNRVIGMLPGKDGQSPYVICGAKREDTEKIGPLAYYPPNGTFNLMYYPYYGKKAQVNYTQPLVAVKFLNASLNTDINIECKIHSNTLADGSDRDKFAGRVSFKLRINDK
- the LOC126403973 gene encoding sodium/potassium-transporting ATPase subunit beta-2-like isoform X1, which gives rise to MSGTKEEDRKGSSEWREFFWNPRTHELLGRTASSWGLILLFYLIFYLFLAGMFVLTMYIMLLTLDDYKPTWQDRLATPGMMIRPKGDQLEISFSVSDTESWDGFIQNLNNFLSPYNDSYQVQTNDNCPPDQYFIQEDSGEVRNNPKRSCQFNRTMLEECSGISDRFYGYSRGQPCILIKLNRVIGMLPGKDGQSPYVICGAKRYKVEKNEWREDTEKIGPLAYYPPNGTFNLMYYPYYGKKAQVNYTQPLVAVKFLNASLNTDINIECKIHSNTLADGSDRDKFAGRVSFKLRINDK